The following are from one region of the Bacillus methanolicus MGA3 genome:
- a CDS encoding inositol monophosphatase family protein, translating into MTNWKEIDKNAKAWIKEAGERIKDSFPKTLDVQAKSNPNDLVTNIDKETEQFFITKIKEIYPDHYILGEEGFGDKLHNEKGIVWIIDPIDGTMNFVHQQRNFAISVGIYENGIGRIGLIYDVVHDELYHAFKGEGAYLNGKPLPPLKEVSVSEAIIGINATWITPNKRIDPTYLAALVKDVRGTRSYGSAALEITYVAAGRLDAYISLRLAPWDFAAGIVIIEELGGVVSSLRGEPIKIMEKNSLFVSKPGLHGAILKKYLKDGNW; encoded by the coding sequence ATGACGAATTGGAAAGAAATTGATAAAAATGCAAAAGCATGGATAAAAGAAGCTGGAGAAAGAATTAAGGACTCTTTTCCGAAAACTTTAGATGTTCAGGCAAAATCAAATCCTAATGACCTAGTTACAAATATTGATAAGGAAACAGAACAATTCTTTATTACAAAGATAAAAGAAATATATCCTGATCATTACATATTAGGTGAAGAAGGATTTGGCGATAAGCTGCATAATGAAAAGGGAATCGTCTGGATTATTGATCCGATAGACGGAACGATGAACTTTGTTCATCAACAAAGAAATTTTGCAATTTCTGTTGGAATTTATGAAAATGGTATCGGTAGAATCGGATTAATTTACGATGTTGTCCATGATGAACTGTACCATGCATTTAAAGGAGAAGGTGCTTATTTAAATGGAAAACCCCTCCCTCCCCTTAAGGAAGTTTCTGTTTCTGAAGCGATTATTGGTATTAACGCCACGTGGATTACGCCAAATAAACGAATTGATCCGACCTATCTCGCAGCTCTTGTTAAAGATGTGAGAGGAACAAGATCCTATGGATCGGCTGCCCTTGAAATTACATATGTTGCTGCTGGCAGATTGGATGCCTATATTTCTTTGCGCCTTGCTCCATGGGACTTTGCAGCAGGTATCGTGATCATTGAAGAGCTTGGAGGTGTAGTGTCTTCATTGAGAGGGGAACCAATAAAGATTATGGAAAAAAACTCTTTATTTGTCTCAAAACCTGGGCTCCATGGCGCGATTTTGAAAAAATATTTGAAGGACGGCAATTGGTGA
- a CDS encoding YlaF family protein, whose product MKEIKWIFLLFAIAAAFCIMGIGIAIAERSIVGAIVSIVLLMFVMGFGFKMKRKMMEND is encoded by the coding sequence GTGAAAGAGATTAAATGGATTTTTTTATTGTTCGCCATTGCTGCTGCTTTTTGCATCATGGGAATTGGGATAGCCATTGCAGAAAGAAGCATAGTTGGGGCCATCGTTTCTATCGTGCTGCTCATGTTTGTCATGGGATTTGGTTTTAAAATGAAACGAAAAATGATGGAAAATGACTAG